In a single window of the Acyrthosiphon pisum isolate AL4f chromosome X, pea_aphid_22Mar2018_4r6ur, whole genome shotgun sequence genome:
- the LOC100570394 gene encoding uncharacterized protein LOC100570394, which yields MSEDFVTFKIRCEKALFELKIKSPKDISGFVKKLKNKLKLDESDDLVILCPVTDGNMMEIQSDDDIEFLKNTKLTYNAVNKDFYCNVELVVIIIHKLPDDPKVKFKVLSNKLKLLASQVDELSNVFNKIIHENESSVISTIFRSILAENSEIDLGNKSMKKCSGKPSGFNLSNLETNIGQKKTKKDDEKLSSSGTSNISSTLF from the exons ATGTCTGAAGATtttgttacatttaaaattcgCTGTGAAAAAGCTTTATTTgaactgaaaataaaatctcCTAAAGATATATCTGGATTTGTTAAAAAACTG aaaaataaattaaaattggatgaATCGGatgatttagttatattatgtccAGTAACTGATGGAAATATG atgGAAATACAATCAGATGatgatattgaatttttaaag aataCCAAATTAACCTATAATGCTGTAAACAAAGACTTTTATTGCAATGTAGAACTTgtggtaattattattcataaactgCCAGATGAtccaaaagttaaatttaaa gttttatcaaataaattgaaaCTGTTAGCATCTCAAGTTGATGAattatcaaatgtttttaacaaaataattcatgaaaatgaatctagtgttatttcaactatatttag GTCGATTTTGGCAGAGAACTCAGAGATAGATTTGGGAAACAAATCAATGAAAAAATGTTCAG GCAAACCAAGCGGGTTTAACTTATCAAACTTAGAAACAAAcattggacaaaaaaaaacaaagaaggACGATGAAAAGTTGTCATCATCGGGCACTAGTAat aTCTCATCCACCTTGTTTTAA
- the LOC100572008 gene encoding uncharacterized protein LOC100572008 — MAKSSNGLTAVGLSFLGAFLVILAFVTKSWLVTDGQLKHPKFDRIGLWVVCFKDFEDPHHWYDTRFHSCWWVFEEEYYIINDILFKGFYIATQFFFSTCVLFTVFGLFYSWLYMNLNRAHERYVQILFRAAILYLAAAICSTIALIIFGLYGDSRVWLPNWEHNDIGWSYGAAVAGTIALFVSGVLYGIECRVHMIKRKKIANRRDNYKYGADDIKQMSYTDI; from the exons ATGGCGAAGTCCAGTAACGGTCTGACGGCTGTTGGCCTGTCTTTTTTGGGAGCGTTTTTAGTCATCTTGGCGTTCGTGACGAAGAGCTGGTTGGTCACGGATGGACAATTAAAACATCCGAAATTCGATAGGATTG GTCTATGGGTAGTATGTTTTAAAGATTTTGAAGACCCTCATCATTGGTACGACACAAGATTCCATAGTTGTTGGTGGGTGTTTgaagaagaatattatattatcaatgatattttattcaaag gttTTTATATTGCcactcagttttttttttcaacttgtgTTCTTTTCACTGTGTTTGGTTTATTCTACTCTTGGCTTTATATGAATCTAAATAGAGCTCATGAACGTTATGTTCAAATTCTATTTAGAGCGGCAATACTTTACTTAGCTGCAG ctaTATGCAGTACTATTGCTCTGATTATATTTGGATTATATGGAGACAGTAGAGTATGGTTGCCAAATTGGGAACACAATGATATAGGATGGAGCTATGGAGCAGCAGTCGCAGGAACTATTGCCCTTTTTGTCAGTGGAGTATTGTATGGAATAGAGTGTCGGGTACACATgattaaacgtaaaaaaattgcTAACCGAAGAGACAATTACAAATATGGTGCAGATGACATAAAACAAATGTCTTACACTgacatataa